aatacattaaaaaaagtctatatacagtgtgtgcaaatgaggtaggataacggTGGTAAGGCAAAaagtaggccatagtggcgaaataattacaatatatagaaattaaacactggagtgatagatgtgcagaagaatagtgcgcaagtagagatactggggtgcaaaggagcaaaataaataaaataaataccagtatggggatgaggtagttggatgggctatttacagaaaggccatgtgcagtgatctgtgagctgctctgatagctggtgcttaaagctagtgagggagatatgaatctccagcttcagtgatttttgcagttcgttacagtcattggcagcagagaactggaaggaaaggcggctgaaggaggaattggctttgggggtgaccagtgaaatatacctgctggagcgtgtgctacgggtgggtgctgctgtggtgaacagtgagctgagataaggcgggactttacctagcaaagacttatagatgacctggagccagtgggtttgacgacgaatatgaagcgagggccagccaacgagagcatacaggtcgcagtggtgggtagaatatggggctttggtgacaaaacggatggcactgtgatagactgcatccaatttgttgaatagagtgttggaggctattttgtaaatgacatcgccgaagtcgaggatcggtaagatggtcagttttacaagggtatatttggcagcatgagtgaaggatgctttgttgtgaaataggaagcagattctaaatttaattttggattggagatgcagtacaccacaggatgtttttgtgctggtcactccagtcaggtctggagtgaaccaggggctatatctgttcctggttccaatttttttgaatggggcatgcttacttaagatggtgaggaaagcactttaagaataaccaggcatcctctactgacgcaAAGAGGTCaatgtccttccaggatacccgggccaggtcgattagaaaggcctgctcgctgaagtgtttaagggagcttttgacagtgatgagcggtggtcgtttgaccgctgacccattatggacgcaggcaatgaggcagtgatcgctgagttcctggttgaagacagcagaggtgtatttggagggcaggttggttaggatgatatctatgagggtgcccatgtttacggatttggggttgtacctggtaggttcattaatAATTTGATTGAGaatgagggcatcaagcttagattgtaggacgactggcgtgttaagcatgtcccagtttaggtcacctaacagcacaagctctgaagaaagatggggggcaatcaattcacatacagtgtccagggcacagctgggggcagaaggtggtctatagcaagcggcaacggagagacttgtttctggaaaggtggatttttaaaagtaggagCTCAAATTGGTTGGGCACAGatctggatagtaagacagaactctgcaggctaactccgccccctttggcagttctatcttgtcggaaaatgttatagttagggatggacatttctgggtttttagtggtcttcctaagccaggattcagacacagctaggacatccgggttggcagagtgtgctgaggcagtgaataaaacaaacttagggaggaggcttctaatgttaacatgcatgaaaccaaggcttttacggttacagaagtcaacaaatgagagcgcctggggaatgggagtggagctaggcactgcagggcctggattaaccttcacatcaccagaggaacagaggagtaggataagggtacggctaaaggctataagaactggtcgtctagtacattcggaacagagagtaaaaggagcaggcttctgggcacggtagaataggttcaaggcataatgtacagacaaaggtatggtaggatgtaaaTACAGTAGAGGTAAACCTAtgagtgacaatgagagagaTAATGTCCctagaaacataatttaaaccaggtgaggtcaccgcatgtgtgggaggtggaactaaggGGTTaactaaggcatattgagcagggctagaggctctacagtgaaataagccaataattACTAACCAAGACAGCAATGGagaaggcatattgacattagggagaggcatgcgtagccgagtgatcttAGGGGTCCAGTGAATGGCTCGGGCCGGAGACACGGTGATTCAGGCAGCTAGCGGGCCGCCTCGTGCTGTTACGTCTGCAGACCAGTCGTCgtggatcagcagggctccgtgtggtAAAAGGGTCCAAGCCAATTGGCAGAATAGGTATAGCggccaaagaatttgtccgatgggcctcttaagctaacagtccaatatgctctagacagctagcgggccgcggttGGCAgactagcagatgggcattcaggggacgtcgcgatggaggaACCAGTTGATTAACCCCCTTGGGCGAATTACGTCGGTGTCCAGTCGTGATGGGTCGGCGGGGgtcaggccaattggcaaaataggtattgtaacccaaggagtggctgatggacctcttcggctagccgggagatgggcctagcaaggctagctccaggctaattggttcttTCTTCGGGACAGGGATGTTAGCCAGGAGTGGCCACTCGCATAGCAGCtcgctagctgcgatgatccatgtgaaaaggttcagagcttgcggtaggaatccggacaTATGGAGAAAAGTAAGACCGATTTGCTCTAGTTTGAGTCGCGCTGTGCAGATTGGCGAGAGTTGTCCAGGCTAAtggtagctgatgaccgctagcagtggctagctggctactagctagttagctagctagcttctgttgggATTCCGGTTCAGAAGTAaagaaatagcagatccataccacattgggtgaggcagattgcaggagagtatgttgaagttgaggttaagaaaaatatatgcgaagaaaaaagATAAAGATATATACATtggacaagacgaggacaaaaagacgtctgactgctacgccatcttggatcaaaAGTTTGGTCAAGCAGGCAGGTTCAGAGTCCatgcaggcaagggtcaaaaccgggaggactagcagaACAGAGATAAGGGAAGCCAGGAGCACGGAAAAAatatgctggttgacttgacaaaacaagacaaactggcaacagacaaacagggaacacaggaataaatacccagggactaatggggaaaacaggtgacacctggaggtgggtggagacaatcacaaagacgggtgaaacagatcagggcatgacagcaCGTCCTTTACAGGTTTCCTACATTGAGTGATGCATAAAATGCACTCTTTAATACATAGGAAATgccacatacaaaaacacacttTCTTTCTAAGTTTAGCCTAATATTTGGAGATTAAGCTTCTCGTTAATTATTTTCATTTTAATTAGTAAATCTTAAATAACAATGAACATTTACCCTTAACATTTTGGGCTTTGGAATGAAGGAGGAACGAGTGAATAAATATGACAATCTTTTTGGACCTCCAGGCAGGATTAGTGATGCAGGCACACTTAGTTATTAAACACGTTCTAAATTAAATGCCTCCCTGAATTTTGCCCAGAAATATATTTTCAGTTTTGTATGCCAAATGTgacattttatatttcagattcatCTGCCGCAGTAGTTTTGGAAATGTCATGTAAACAAAGATTTTGTCATCTACCAATGGAATTACTATGCATGGCAGGTTGGCCATTGCTTTTCCTGGCTGTGCCGATTGTTTCAAGTCAGCAAGCCATAAAAAATCTTTATCTCTCTGAAACACAGCAATTTCGGAGATAATCGAATGGTGACTGGGGGGCAGAAATGCCAGTCTGAGGAATTATACCACAATCTCTGCTGCATTTACAACCTTCCTCAAAGCGAGTTGTCACCCTGGAAGGAAGGGCTGATAGAAGATTCATTACATCTCTAAGCCTGCATGGTGGCAGAGCAGCCTCATCCCCAGCCTAACAACAGAACATAACAGCTCCTACTTTCTACTGATGCTTCCTGATGATTCTAATGCTGCCTGATGTTTCTACTGCTGCCTAATGATTCTACTGCTGCTTGATGATTGTACTGCTGCCTGATGATTCTACTGATGCTGCCTGATGATTCTACTGCTGCTGCCTGATGATTCTACTGCTGCCTGATGATTGTACTGCTGCCTGATGATTGTACTGCTGCTGCATGATGATTGTACTGCTGCTTGATGATTGTACTGCTGCCTGATGATTGTACTGATGCTGCTTGATGATTCTACTGCTGCCCGAGGATTCTCCTGATGCTGCCTGATGATTCTACTGCTGCTGCCTGATGATTCTACTGCTGCCTGATGATTGTACTGCTGCCTGATGATTGTACTGCTGCCTGATGATTGTACTGCTGCTGCATGATGATTGTACTGCTGCTTGATGATTGTACTGCTGCTGCATGATGATTGTACTGCTGCTGCATGATGATTGTACTGCTGCTTGATGATTGTACTGCTGCCTGATGATTGTACTGCTGCTTGATGATTGTACTGCTGCTGCACGATGATTGTACTGCTGCTTGATGATTGTACTGCTGCCTGATGATTGTACTGCTGCTTGATGATTGTACTGCTGCTGCATGATGATTGTACTGCTGCTGCCTGATGTTTCTACTGCTGCCTGATGATTCTACTGATGCTGCCTGATGATTGTACTGCTGCTTGATGATTATACTGCTGCTGCCTGATGATTGTACTGCTGCTTGATGATTGTACTGCTGCTTGATGATTGTACTGCTGCTTGATGATTGTACTGCTGCCTGATGATTGTACTGCTGCTGCATGATGATTGTACTGCTGCTGCATGATGATTGTACTGCTGCTTGATGATTGTACTGCTGCTGCTTGATGATTGTACTGCTGCTTGATGATTGTACTGCTGCTGCCTGATGATTGTACTGCTGCTTGATGATTGTACTGCTGCTTGATGATTGTACTGCGGCTTGATGATTGTACTGCTGCCTGATGATTGTACTGCTGCTTGATGATTGTACTGCTGCTTGGTGATTGTACTGCTGCTGCATGATGATTGTACTGCTGCTTGATGATTGTACTACTGCTGCTTGATGATTGTACTACTGCTGCCTGATGATTGTACTGCTGCTTGATGATTGTACTGCTGCTGCATGATGATTGTACTGCTGCTTGATGATTGTACTGCTGCTTGATGATTGTACTGCTGCTTGATGATTGTACTGCTGCTGCCTGATTATTCAACTGATGCTGCCTATGTATCTAATGCTTCCTGATGATTCTACTACTGCCTGATGTTTCTACTGACGCTGCTTAATGATTCTACTGATGCCTGATGATTGTACTGCTGCCTGATGATTCTACTGCTTCCTGAAGATTCTACTGCTGCCTGATGTTTCTACTGCTGCCTAATAATTCTACTGCAGCCTGATGTTTCTAATGCTGCCTGATGATTCTACT
This region of Salvelinus alpinus chromosome 8, SLU_Salpinus.1, whole genome shotgun sequence genomic DNA includes:
- the LOC139582314 gene encoding sericin-2-like, encoding MQQQYNHQAAVQSSSSSTIIRQQYNHQAAVQSSSSSTIIKQQYNHQAAAVQSSSSSTIIKQQQYNHQAAVQSSCSSSTIIMQQQYNHQAAVQSSSSSTIIKQQYNHQAAVQSSGSSSIIIKQQYNHQAASVESSGSSRNIRQQQYNHHAAAVQSSSSSTIIRQQYNHQAAVQSSCSSSTIIKQQYNHQAAVQSSSSSTIIMQQQYNHHAAAVQSSSSSTIIMQQQYNHQAAVQSSGSSTIIRQQ